The proteins below come from a single Halobacillus salinarum genomic window:
- a CDS encoding sensor histidine kinase, translating into MRFNKIRVKIFLAMLLSTCIPLIITSGIISYQISDSIKKDNQLANLSVERDLKGHISDYYQSLNETAYSIYYNNELLQSLRNGKDYQPNNSYYYDAQKDIQQFFLNVYNSSRVKGILGITLLDKNMHYINSFTPRGLYGLNNQYLENVKKSIKDKDFSEPIIHIKYENIYKRPMLQYIFPVSYMGNRIGALVIDIEESYFRNMVENYNVFYNGEISLTRAHTIIYHTDRSLVGKKMSNDLRSKDMNYINSSITPGLNLRYQYQTDPKHIFFRKIVIIIVVLAFLVTVTISFLLSFTITNPIIKLHKKMANLQKGDFETRVEVHSKDEIGDLEMQFNNMASRIQQLIEHDFKLQLTNKETQIRALQAQISPHFLYNTLQTMSNIATMNNSPEIKIMCQSLGNMYRYNMNLQDEFINVRKEVMHIRNYLVIINKRFPELIRVHIKMKPQLNNLLIPKLILQPLVENAIEHGLIPSRRKKKLLKIYLEIDEKNKWLKINILDNGVGISEEKLNEIQNNLQLDGNKEGNSIGLYNVHTRVNLLCGKEYGLSIKSKYGAGTLVTIKLPLQRGSEHENSNR; encoded by the coding sequence ATGAGATTTAATAAAATACGAGTAAAGATATTTTTAGCGATGCTTTTATCAACGTGTATTCCTCTTATTATCACGTCAGGAATAATTAGTTACCAGATTTCTGACAGCATAAAAAAAGATAATCAGTTAGCGAATCTAAGCGTTGAACGGGATCTAAAAGGGCATATATCAGATTATTATCAAAGCCTTAATGAAACCGCTTACTCAATTTACTACAATAATGAATTATTACAAAGTTTGAGAAATGGAAAAGATTATCAACCCAATAATAGTTACTATTACGATGCCCAAAAGGATATTCAACAGTTTTTCCTGAATGTGTATAACAGTTCCAGAGTTAAAGGGATATTAGGAATTACATTACTAGATAAAAATATGCATTATATTAATTCTTTTACTCCTAGAGGTTTGTATGGGTTAAATAATCAATATCTTGAAAATGTAAAAAAATCAATAAAAGACAAAGATTTTTCAGAGCCTATTATCCATATCAAATATGAAAACATTTATAAACGGCCAATGTTACAATACATATTTCCTGTCTCCTATATGGGTAATCGAATAGGGGCGTTGGTGATTGATATTGAAGAAAGCTATTTTCGTAATATGGTAGAAAACTATAACGTTTTTTATAATGGAGAAATTTCTCTAACCCGTGCACATACTATTATTTATCACACTGATCGTTCTTTAGTTGGGAAGAAGATGAGTAATGATCTGCGTTCAAAAGATATGAATTATATTAATTCTTCTATAACTCCTGGTTTGAATTTACGATATCAATATCAAACAGATCCTAAACATATATTCTTTCGAAAAATCGTTATCATTATCGTGGTTTTAGCTTTTTTGGTCACTGTGACAATATCATTTCTCTTAAGTTTCACGATTACCAATCCAATTATCAAGCTTCATAAAAAAATGGCTAACCTTCAAAAGGGTGACTTTGAGACAAGGGTTGAGGTCCATTCTAAGGATGAAATTGGTGATTTAGAAATGCAATTTAACAATATGGCTTCAAGAATCCAACAATTAATTGAACATGACTTTAAACTACAACTGACTAATAAGGAGACACAGATTCGAGCCCTTCAAGCACAAATTTCCCCACACTTTTTATATAATACTCTTCAAACAATGTCGAATATAGCAACTATGAATAATAGCCCGGAAATTAAGATCATGTGTCAAAGTTTAGGGAATATGTATCGCTATAACATGAATCTGCAGGATGAATTCATTAATGTTAGGAAAGAAGTTATGCATATTCGGAATTATTTAGTGATTATCAACAAAAGATTTCCTGAACTTATCCGCGTTCATATCAAAATGAAGCCTCAGCTGAACAATCTGCTCATACCTAAACTAATCTTACAACCACTGGTTGAGAATGCAATTGAACATGGGTTAATACCATCACGTCGAAAGAAAAAATTACTTAAAATTTACCTTGAAATTGATGAGAAAAATAAATGGTTAAAAATAAATATTTTGGATAATGGAGTTGGAATTTCTGAAGAAAAGTTAAATGAAATCCAAAACAATTTGCAATTGGATGGAAACAAAGAAGGTAATTCTATTGGATTATACAATGTTCATACCAGAGTGAATTTATTATGCGGCAAAGAATACGGACTGTCCATAAAAAGTAAATATGGTGCTGGAACGCTTGTAACTATCAAATTACCATTACAAAGGGGGAGTGAGCATGAAAATTCTAATCGTTGA
- a CDS encoding SHOCT domain-containing protein, protein MCHWGVFPPFIFFFFIVFTGMFVVNIVMWRRRRWGWYNGSRQRGGQAILERRLAKGEIDVDDYKRLKQVLDED, encoded by the coding sequence ATGTGTCATTGGGGTGTTTTTCCACCATTCATTTTCTTTTTCTTCATCGTTTTTACAGGCATGTTTGTAGTGAACATTGTAATGTGGCGGAGGAGAAGGTGGGGCTGGTATAATGGATCCCGCCAAAGAGGCGGACAAGCTATTCTGGAGCGGCGTTTAGCTAAGGGAGAAATTGATGTGGATGATTATAAAAGGTTGAAACAAGTTTTAGATGAAGATTAA
- a CDS encoding DEAD/DEAH box helicase produces MNVDFKNYGLGKDILKALAGLGYHTPTDVQDQVIPHALTNKDLVVKSQTGSGKTASFGIPICEKVSWEENKPQALILTPTRELAAQIKEDITNIGRFKRIKATAVYGKQPFHRQKLELKQKSHVVVGTPGRVLDHLEKGTLSTQKLDYLVIDEADEMLNMGFIDQVEAIIQKLPEERATYLFSATLPEDIEELSRHYMRQPLRIEIEADGITTDNIDHSYINVPEEDKLSLLRKITTVENPDRCIIFCRTQERVNQIMGELDRIHYPVDKLHGGMIQEDRFEVMDDFKEGKFRYLVATDVAARGIDVENITHVINFDMPVEKESYVHRTGRTARAGRSGRAISFVTPNEGELLESVQGYIGFSIREVDPPSNQAVAKANVDFKEKLEKSPAVENDRKTHLNKDIMKLYFNGGKKKKIRAVDFVGTISKIEGVSAEDIGIITIQENFSYVEILNGKGPHVLQTMQHTPVKGKKLKVHEARK; encoded by the coding sequence ATGAATGTAGATTTTAAAAATTATGGATTAGGTAAAGATATTCTAAAGGCTCTAGCAGGATTAGGATATCATACACCCACAGATGTGCAAGATCAGGTTATTCCACATGCCTTAACGAATAAAGATCTCGTGGTGAAATCACAAACGGGGAGCGGAAAGACGGCATCATTTGGAATCCCAATTTGTGAGAAGGTGTCATGGGAAGAGAACAAACCTCAAGCTTTAATTCTAACCCCAACGCGAGAGCTGGCTGCACAAATAAAAGAAGATATCACCAATATAGGGCGATTTAAAAGAATTAAGGCCACTGCCGTCTATGGGAAGCAACCGTTCCATAGGCAAAAGTTAGAGCTGAAACAAAAATCTCATGTTGTAGTAGGAACACCTGGACGGGTGCTCGATCACCTTGAAAAAGGGACGCTTTCTACCCAAAAACTGGATTATCTTGTGATTGATGAAGCAGATGAAATGTTAAACATGGGTTTTATTGACCAAGTAGAAGCCATCATTCAAAAACTTCCCGAGGAACGGGCGACTTATCTGTTTTCTGCTACATTACCAGAAGATATTGAAGAGTTGAGTCGTCATTATATGAGACAACCTCTTCGTATTGAGATAGAGGCAGATGGAATAACAACGGATAATATTGATCACTCGTATATTAATGTTCCGGAAGAGGATAAGCTGTCACTCTTAAGGAAAATCACAACAGTGGAAAACCCGGATCGATGCATCATTTTTTGTAGAACGCAAGAGCGTGTAAATCAAATAATGGGGGAATTAGACCGCATTCATTATCCAGTAGATAAATTACATGGTGGCATGATTCAAGAAGATCGTTTTGAAGTCATGGACGATTTCAAAGAGGGAAAATTTCGATACTTAGTCGCCACAGATGTTGCTGCTAGAGGCATTGATGTGGAGAATATTACCCACGTTATCAATTTTGATATGCCAGTTGAAAAAGAAAGCTACGTTCATAGAACGGGACGGACAGCACGGGCTGGAAGGTCAGGAAGAGCTATATCGTTTGTGACACCGAATGAGGGAGAGCTTTTGGAGAGTGTCCAAGGCTATATTGGGTTCTCAATACGTGAAGTCGATCCACCTTCGAATCAAGCTGTCGCCAAAGCGAATGTTGATTTTAAAGAGAAATTGGAGAAGAGCCCGGCTGTAGAAAATGATAGAAAGACTCATTTGAATAAAGATATTATGAAACTTTATTTTAATGGCGGGAAGAAAAAGAAAATCAGAGCGGTTGATTTTGTAGGGACCATTTCTAAAATAGAAGGCGTTTCTGCAGAGGATATTGGAATTATTACAATACAGGAAAACTTTTCGTATGTGGAGATATTAAATGGCAAAGGCCCGCATGTATTACAGACAATGCAACATACCCCTGTAAAAGGAAAGAAACTTAAAGTACATGAAGCAAGGAAGTAA
- a CDS encoding DNA cytosine methyltransferase, protein MKESAERDSRNFLFYYYLNLVKEYSPKAFVFENVPGILTARKGEVFLKIKEEFEKIGYTLLSGTTNIDKNNVIDFGEFGVVQKRKRVILFGFKKELNLSYPNFHSDRFQWSHDLNTYNILNDLPSLHPGEGSDHKLSLYTNTDIKLNEYQKYMRKDSIGVMNHKARKIQERDRKIYELSIKLAEEGNQLKYPDLPTELKTHQNEKSFLDRFKVHPFNSMPHTVVAHISKDGHYNIHPDLNQCRSLTVREAARIQGFPDNYKFEGPRTAQFVQVGNAVPPLMSRVIAKSIKKMLLK, encoded by the coding sequence ATGAAAGAATCCGCTGAGAGAGACTCTAGAAATTTTCTTTTTTATTATTATCTAAACTTAGTGAAAGAGTATAGCCCAAAAGCATTTGTTTTTGAGAACGTCCCCGGGATTCTAACAGCTAGAAAGGGAGAAGTGTTTCTTAAAATAAAGGAAGAATTTGAAAAAATTGGTTATACACTACTTAGCGGTACAACTAATATTGATAAAAACAATGTCATTGACTTTGGTGAGTTTGGCGTAGTTCAAAAGAGAAAAAGGGTTATTCTTTTTGGGTTTAAAAAGGAGTTGAACTTGAGTTATCCTAATTTTCATTCTGATAGGTTTCAATGGAGTCATGACTTGAATACTTATAACATTCTTAATGACCTTCCTTCATTACACCCAGGAGAAGGAAGTGATCATAAGCTATCACTCTATACCAATACCGATATTAAACTAAATGAGTATCAAAAATATATGAGGAAAGATTCAATCGGAGTAATGAATCATAAGGCAAGAAAGATACAAGAAAGAGATCGAAAAATATATGAATTATCTATTAAGTTAGCAGAGGAAGGGAATCAGTTAAAATATCCAGATTTACCAACGGAATTAAAAACACATCAAAACGAAAAGTCCTTTTTAGATAGATTTAAAGTCCATCCATTTAACTCAATGCCTCATACAGTAGTAGCTCATATCTCTAAAGATGGACATTATAATATTCATCCAGACTTAAATCAATGCCGTTCATTAACAGTTAGAGAAGCTGCAAGAATACAGGGATTTCCTGATAATTATAAATTTGAAGGTCCAAGAACTGCACAGTTTGTTCAGGTTGGAAATGCAGTACCACCGTTAATGTCTAGAGTTATAGCTAAATCAATAAAAAAAATGCTACTTAAATAA
- a CDS encoding DNA cytosine methyltransferase has translation MIVLDLFSGAGGLSEGFHNEGFKIVSQIERDKWACETLTTRTIFHYLNKNKDLDTYFEYIKIANDYKNINVSRRFIFEKYPELKEILSYEILNKKFGNPQNDEEATSLKEITKLIENSLKYNDENNIDLIIGGHHAKPIQ, from the coding sequence ATGATAGTTTTAGATTTATTTTCAGGAGCGGGAGGACTTAGTGAAGGGTTCCACAATGAAGGGTTTAAAATAGTGTCTCAAATTGAAAGAGACAAATGGGCTTGTGAAACTTTAACAACAAGAACTATTTTTCATTACTTGAATAAAAATAAAGATTTAGATACATATTTTGAATATATTAAAATTGCTAACGACTACAAAAATATTAATGTAAGTAGACGCTTTATTTTTGAAAAGTATCCCGAACTTAAAGAAATTTTATCTTATGAGATTTTAAATAAAAAATTCGGGAATCCACAAAATGATGAAGAAGCGACTTCATTAAAAGAAATTACTAAGCTGATAGAAAATTCATTAAAATATAATGATGAAAACAATATTGACCTTATTATTGGGGGCCACCATGCCAAGCCTATTCAGTAG
- a CDS encoding phospholipase D-like domain-containing protein: protein MKNLTKLLVLYEEINDYIDTIEEDYVVLSENNNKDLHLLNHIRKLFPALSPLEVSSLLFLIKMGRENHKNSENKVEIVGTYPSDLDVNLRQTVSVVRQLILEAEKSILITGYSISEFINEIIELLINRSRQGVKVQFFIDKGINARAFFNRDINSTNFKIYQYRRNENFSSLHAKVIMADNKRAFVSSSNLSYNGIVNNIEIGTLISGEKVNSIAELFEKLLLKDMFVKIT from the coding sequence ATGAAAAATCTTACTAAGTTATTAGTATTATATGAAGAAATTAATGACTATATTGATACTATAGAAGAAGATTATGTAGTTTTGAGTGAAAATAACAATAAGGATCTACATCTTTTAAATCATATCAGAAAACTTTTTCCCGCTTTGTCTCCTTTAGAGGTAAGTAGTTTATTATTTTTAATTAAAATGGGAAGAGAAAACCATAAAAATTCAGAAAATAAAGTTGAAATTGTGGGAACTTATCCTAGCGATTTAGATGTTAATCTAAGACAGACAGTAAGTGTAGTGAGGCAACTAATACTAGAAGCAGAAAAGAGTATCCTAATTACAGGATACTCTATTTCAGAGTTTATTAATGAAATAATAGAGTTATTAATAAACAGAAGTAGACAAGGGGTAAAGGTGCAGTTTTTTATTGATAAAGGAATTAACGCGCGAGCTTTTTTTAATCGTGATATTAATAGTACAAATTTTAAAATATATCAATATAGGAGAAACGAAAACTTCTCATCTTTACATGCGAAAGTAATTATGGCAGACAACAAAAGAGCTTTTGTATCTTCCTCAAACCTCTCTTATAATGGAATAGTTAACAATATTGAAATTGGTACTCTTATTTCGGGAGAGAAGGTAAATTCAATTGCAGAACTATTTGAAAAATTATTACTTAAAGACATGTTCGTTAAAATAACATAA